A region of Porites lutea chromosome 13, jaPorLute2.1, whole genome shotgun sequence DNA encodes the following proteins:
- the LOC140922370 gene encoding uncharacterized protein: MKTLTDFRKTVETGVDLRLLTDLKPLFIPSAALALKCYECSEDPGSVGKCNGGNIGQIGNKTCVPLLNRCSTVRYTLKGTSLTALSCANSMGCDPLSQYSLCNDFNTTGELESCDIKCCTGDLCNAPLVVTSSVPAPASSVSATTTASAVTSAGPGTSSANTPTEKSEPTRIPAPTSAVSVLSSSFGFILLAFILCVTA, from the exons atGAAAactctgaccgatttccgtaaaacggtggaaaccggtgtggaccTGCGGCTGCTTACTGACCTCAAACCTCTTTTCATTCCATCGGCAGCTCTTGCTCTCAAATGCTATGAATGCAGTGAAGATCCTGGAAGTGTTGGTAAATGCAACGGTGGCAATATCGGACAAATTGGAAATAAGACTTGTGTACCACTGCTCAATCGATGCTCTACTGTGAGGTATACCTTGAAAGGGACTTCACTTACAGCGCTAAGTTGTGCCAATAGCATGGGGTGTGATCCCTTATCGCAATACAGCT TATGTAATGACTTCAATACCACTGGAGAATTGGAATCTTGCGATATAAAATGCTGTACAGGCGATCTATGTAACGCTCCCCTAGTAGTTACATCCTCAGTACCAGCACCCGCCTCTTCGGTATCTGCCACAACAACAGCAAGTGCCGTTACTAGCGCTGGTCCAGGAACTTCTTCTGCGAATACTCCAACTGAAAAGAGTGAGCCAACCCGAATTCCAGCTCCAACAAGTGCTGTCTCTGTATTGTCTTCtagttttggttttattttgctGGCGTTTATTTTATGTGTCACTGCATGA